The following are encoded in a window of Vigna unguiculata cultivar IT97K-499-35 chromosome 8, ASM411807v1, whole genome shotgun sequence genomic DNA:
- the LOC114194660 gene encoding transcription factor DIVARICATA-like isoform X2, with product MIPGKTVVDVIKQYKELEADVSNIEAGLIPVPGYSTATSPFTLDWVNTPGYDGFKGSGKRSSSVRPHEQERKKGVPWTEEEHKLFLLGLKKYGKGDWRNISRNFVISRTPTQVASHAQKYFIRQLSGGKDKRRASIHDITTVNLTETTTTSSEDTNRSTSPHVLSQQQQQQNSTPTTPTTHFQWSNQSSTGMAMTFNPAHERVFMSPYGANSFGVKMEARNLHNESSYLGPQTQNMVFQMQQSSQH from the exons ATGATTCCTGGAAAAACAGTAGTTGATGTGATCAAGCAGTACAAGGAACTTGAAGCTGATGTTAGCAATATAGAAGCTGGGTTAATCCCAGTTCCTGGCTATAGCACTGCTACTTCACCCTTCACCTTAGATTGGGTGAACACTCCTGGTTATGATGGTTTCAAAGGAAGTGGCAAGAGATCATCCTCAGTGAGACCTCATGAGCaggaaaggaagaaaggagTACCTTGGACTGAAGAGGAACATAA ATTGTTTCTTCTGGGTCTGAAGAAGTATGGGAAAGGTGATTGGAGAAATATTTCTCGCAACTTTGTGATCTCTAGAACCCCAACACAAGTGGCTAGCCATGCTCAGAAGTACTTCATAAGGCAACTTTCAGGAGGCAAAGACAAGAGAAGGGCTAGCATACATGACATAACAACGGTGAATCTGACAGAAACCACCACAACTTCTTCAGAAGACACCAACAGATCCACCTCACCACATGTGCTCTcacagcagcagcagcagcaaaaTTCTACTCCAACTACACCCACAACTCATTTTCAGTGGAGTAATCAATCAAGCACAGGAATGGCAATGACTTTCAACCCTGCTCATGAAAGAGTTTTCATGTCTCCTTATGGTGCTAACTCCTTTGGGGTTAAAATGGAAGCACGGAATCTGCATAACGAGTCTTCTTACTTGGGACCTCAGACACAGAACATGGTTTTCCAAATGCAACAGTCCTCACAACACTAG
- the LOC114193017 gene encoding uncharacterized protein LOC114193017 isoform X1, with product MDCVYMNPHEAIEARVKHLLSLMTLKEKIGQMTQIERSVATPSAIKHFSIGSVFSAPHNGVNGPFEKVLSSDWADMVDGFQKSALESRLGIPIIYGVDAVHGNNSVYGATIFPHNVGLGATRDAHLVQRIGAATALELRASGIHYTFAPCVAVCKDPRWGRCYESYSGNTEIVRKMTSVVLGLQGHPPERHPRGYPFVDGSWYFRNNVIACAKHFVGDGGTLKGVNEGNTILSYEELERIHMAPYVDCIAKGVSTIMVSYSSWNGNKLHGHHFLLTEILKEKLGFKGFVISDWEGIDELCSHYGSDYRYCISTAINAGIDMVMVPFKYEIFIEELMSLVQSGEIPIARIDDAVERILRVKFAAKLFEFPLTDKTLLDVVGCKLHRDLAREAVRKSMVLLKNGKDTSKPFLPLNKNAKRILVAGTHADDIGYQCGGWTGTKYGSSGQITIGTSILDAVKETVGNEVEVIYEQCPSADTIERYEVSFAIVVVGEGSYAECGGDNSELVIPFNGDGIISLVAEKIPTLVILISGRPLLLEQCLLEKIDALVAAWLPGTEAQGITDVIFGDHDFKGQLPMTWFRRVEQLDQTVVEVGSSDPLFPLGYGLD from the exons ATGGATTGTGTCTACATGAATCCCCATGAAGCCATTGAAGCACGTGTGAAACACCTTCTTTCTCTTATGACATTGAAGGAGAAGATTGGTCAGATGACACAAATTGAGCGCTCAGTTGCTACCCCTTCTGCCATCAAACACTTCTCAATTG GGAGTGTATTTAGTGCTCCACACAATGGAGTGAATGGACCTTTTGAGAAGGTACTCTCATCTGATTGGGCTGATATGGTGGATGGGTTTCAGAAGTCGGCACTTGAGTCACGGTTAGGCATACCAATCATTTATGGGGTCGATGCAGTTCATGGTAATAACAGTGTTTATGGTGCTACTATATTCCCTCACAATGTTGGCCTTGGAGCTACTAG AGATGCACATCTAGTTCAAAGAATTGGAGCAGCAACAGCTCTTGAACTTAGAGCAAGTGGAATTCACTATACTTTTGCTCCTTGTGTGGCA GTATGCAAAGATCCCAGATGGGGAAGATGCTACGAGAGTTATAGTGGAAACACTGAAATAGTCAGAAAGATGACTTCTGTTGTTCTAGGCTTGCAGGGTCATCCTCCAGAAAGACATCCGAGGGGCTACCCTTTTGTGGATGGGAG TTGGTACTTCAGGAACAATGTTATTGCCTGTGCCAAGCATTTTGTTGGAGATGGAGGTACATTGAAAGGTGTAAATGAGGGGAATACCATACTATCATATGAAGAATTGGAGAGGATCCACATGGCCCCTTACGTGGACTGCATAGCTAAGGGAGTTTCTACCATTATGGTCTCATATTCCAGCTGGAATGGAAATAAACTCCATGGTCACCATTTTCTACTTACTGAAATTTTGAAAGAGAAACTAGGTTTCAAG GGATTTGTGATTTCTGACTGGGAGGGAATTGATGAATTATGCTCACATTATGGGTCAGATTATCGATATTGCATCTCCACTGCCATTAATGCTGGAATTGACATG GTGATGGTTCCtttcaaatatgaaatatttatagaaGAGTTGATGTCTCTAGTTCAATCAGGGGAAATTCCAATAGCCAGAATTGATGATGCTGTTGAGCGCATTTTGAGAGTAAAGTTTGCGGCCAAACTTTTTGAGTTTCCTCTAACAGACAAAACTTTGCTGGATGTAGTTGGTTGCAAG CTACACAGAGATCTTGCACGTGAAGCAGTTCGAAAGTCCATGGTTCTGCTGAAAAATGGAAAGGATACTAGTAAACCCTTTCTTCCACTGAACAAGAATGCCAAAAGAATCCTTGTTGCTGGAACTCATGCTGATGACATCGGGTATCAATGTGGAGGATGGACAGGTACTAAGTATGGATCTAGTGGCCAAATCACAATCG GCACAAGTATCTTGGATGCTGTTAAGGAAACTGTGGGGAATGAAGTAGAAGTTATCTATGAGCAATGTCCATCAGCAGACACCATAGAACGTTACGAGGTTTCTTTTGCCATTGTTGTGGTTGGAGAAGGTTCCTATGCTGAATGTGGAGGTGACAATTCAGAGCTTGTTATCCCATTtaatggtgatggaattataaGCTTAGTTGCTGAAAAAATCCCCACACTTGTGATTCTGATATCTGGTAGACCTTTGCTCTTAGAACAGTGTCTATTGGAAAAGATAGATGCTCTTGTTGCTGCATGGTTGCCAGGTACTGAAGCACAGGGAATCACAGATGTTATATTTGGAGATCATGACTTCAAAGGTCAACTACCAATGACTTGGTTCAGGAGAGTTGAACAGCTTGATCAAACAGTTGTTGAAGTTGGTTCATCTGACCCTTTATTCCCTCTTGGTTATGGCCTGGACTAG
- the LOC114192997 gene encoding uncharacterized protein LOC114192997, protein MGLNSRDIQLRLSRMLRVSAEIGYSFMRKHPLISGALLVFFLLYIFLSYIYNLLVFLSPFFVCIAIFVRIFWSSEQNQLEEDVKKAKEKRVEIKSPPKVVKNERRGMLYKCLSHNATSRRRNFTGKSLEVYGGLEIRAKNLSSVFRNEFTISNRDFSRRFKLYDEDTCFDFSEAPTKETLMSEPFMLEPVVQGDHGQQKNTENKVDVEKTRLEDSNKSVEPKEDDQKNAMDLGTSALERHKRLESLMARRKARKQLKLQISNGVIDIKSMSSNQIAPLFISRLNHFDSPREFEGIQMPGSAPSSLRSPFDIPYDPFEEKPNLTAREGFDQELKNILTEPRQEDLQAKEHTLLTEPHPIDQRLQGTGDNNPLEQLPLEEASESESKAFVPLSEEGKETVPLSEEGKETAQEENAKCETEKTVDINGKEVENNAETTNSISDHANESDIIPTIDDDRAKLLEKVEEATVAKPEEGDNNVPLTSASATKINDSLYGSLPPSVEKNKPPSLSGGPIRHTPSCSLASDLQVEVSEIGSPTLTVDENNETTTTTDGESIIYDGDIDKDVTSGSEDMWGASLHSREVRRVSEQDISELNNWRDISSPLSLQNIDEENAADVSSISSDIPDDTPTYSMTNDQNNIFGVKDFVMEPSHSSVVAARWKRLMRLMDNRANHSSQETHSEKPREVFNISEDSSKAQVTNDGNNSTTSEQENTHNSQGNNEALNSEVQQEITDEVSINSNSSSSSSSSSSRAEP, encoded by the exons ATGGGGTTGAATTCAAGGGATATTCAACTTCGATTGTCCAGAATGCTTCGTGTTTCAGCTGAGATTGGATACAGTTTCATGAGAAAGCATCCATTGATTTCGGGTGCTTTGTTGGTGTTCTtccttttgtatatttttctctcttacATTTACAACCTGCTGGTCTTCTTGTCCCCGTTTTTTGTGTGCATCGCCATTTTTGTTAGAATATTTTGGAGCTCTGAGCAAAACCAACTTGAAGAAGATGTGAAAAAGGCAAAGGAGAAAAGGGTTGAGATAAAATCTCCGCCAAAAGTGGTAAAGAACGAGAGACGTGGAATGCTGTATAAGTGTCTATCACATAATGCAACAAGCAGAAGAAGAAATTTCACTGGGAAGAGCTTGGAGGTTTATGGTGGTTTGGAAATAAGAGCCAAGAATTTATCATCAGTGTTTCGTAATGAATTCACCATCTCTAACAGAGATTTTAGCAGAAGGTTTAAACTTTACGATGAAGACACATGTTTTGATTTCTCGGAGGCTCCGACAAAGGAAACATTGATGTCTGAACCTTTTATGCTGGAGCCGGTGGTTCAGGGTGATCATGGGCAACAGAAAAACACAGAAAACAAAGTGGATGTGGAAAAAACTCGATTAGAAGATAGCAACAAAAGTGTAGAACCGAAAGAGGATGATCAGAAGAATGCAATGGATCTTGGGACGAGTGCGTTGGAGAGACACAAAAGGCTAGAGAGTCTAATGGCGAGGAGAAAAGCAAGAAAACAATTGAAGTTGCAGATATCGAACGGTGTGATTGACATAAAATCGATGTCCTCAAATCAAATTGCTCCTTTGTTCATCTCAAGACTCAATCATTTTGATTCTCCGAGAGAATTTGAGGGCATACAAATGCCTGGTTCTGCCCCATCATCTTTGAGAAGCCCATTTGATATTCCATATGATCCTTTTGAGGAGAAACCCAACCTCACAGCACGCGAAGGTTTTGATCAAGAATTGaagaatatattaacagaaccAAGACAAGAAGACCTTCAAGCCAAAGAGCACACATTGTTAACAGAACCACACCCAATAGACCAAAGGCTTCAAG GTACAGGAGATAATAATCCACTCGAACAATTACCATTGGAAGAAGCCAGTGAAAGTGAATCCAAAGCTTTTGTTCCTTTAAgtgaagaaggaaaggaaacAGTTCCTTTAAgtgaagaaggaaaggaaacAGCACAAGAAGAGAATGCAAAATGTGAAACTGAGAAAACGGTTGACATAAATGGCAAAGAGGTGGAAAATAATGCTGAAACAACAAACTCCATTTCAGACCATGCAAATGAGTCAGACATAATTCCAACAATAGATGATGATAGAGCTAAACTTTTAGAGAAGGTAGAAGAAGCAACAGTTGCAAAGCCTGAAGAGGGTGACAACAATGTACCATTAACAAGTGCTAGTGCTACCAAGATCAATGACTCTTTGTATGGATCTCTTCCACCATCTGTTGAGAAGAACAAGCCACCAAGTTTGAGTGGTGGCCCAATCCGTCACACCCCTTCATGTTCTTTGGCTTCTGACTTACAAGTGGAGGTTTCTGAAATCGGTTCACCTACACTGACGGTTGACGAGAACAACGAGACCACAACAACCACCGACGGAGAATCCATTATTTATGATGGCGACATTGACAAGGATGTTACTTCTGGCAGTGAAGACATGTGGGGAGCCTCGTTGCATTCAAGAGAAGTTCGTAGAGTAAGTGAGCAAGATATTTCAGAATTAAACAACTGGAGGGACATTTCTTCACCTCTTTCTTTGCAAAACATAGATGAAGAAAATGCAGCTGATGTTAGCTCCATATCTTCTGACATACCTGATGATACTCCAACTTATTCAATGACCAATGACCAAAATAACATCTTTGGTGTCAAGGATTTCGTCATGGAACCTTCTCATTCTTCAGTTGTTGCAGCACGTTGGAAGCGGTTGATGCGATTGATGGATAATCGTGCTAACCATTCATCACAAGAAACGCATTCGGAAAAACCAAGG GAAGTGTTCAACATCTCAGAGGATTCAAGTAAAGCACAAGTTACGAATGATGGGAATAACTCGACAACCTCTGAGCAAGAAAACACGCATAACTCACAAGGTAATAATGAAGCGTTAAATTCAGAGGTTCAACAAGAAATAACTGATGAAGTCTCCATCAACTCtaattcatcatcttcatcttcgtcttcgTCTTCAAGGGCAGAACCATAG
- the LOC114194660 gene encoding transcription factor DIVARICATA-like isoform X1, producing the protein MKWETLALSPTPCSPNSSTNWLVENNRSTKWTPEENKLFENALAVHDKDTPDRWHKVAEMIPGKTVVDVIKQYKELEADVSNIEAGLIPVPGYSTATSPFTLDWVNTPGYDGFKGSGKRSSSVRPHEQERKKGVPWTEEEHKLFLLGLKKYGKGDWRNISRNFVISRTPTQVASHAQKYFIRQLSGGKDKRRASIHDITTVNLTETTTTSSEDTNRSTSPHVLSQQQQQQNSTPTTPTTHFQWSNQSSTGMAMTFNPAHERVFMSPYGANSFGVKMEARNLHNESSYLGPQTQNMVFQMQQSSQH; encoded by the exons ATGAAGTGGGAAACTTTAGCCCTTTCTCCTACACCTTGTTCTCCAAACTCCAGCACCAATTGGTTGGTGGAAAATAACAGGAGCACAAAATGGACTCCTGAAGAGAACAAACTGTTTGAAAATGCTCTTGCAGTGCATGATAAAGACACTCCAGATCGGTGGCACAAAGTGGCTGAAATGATTCCTGGAAAAACAGTAGTTGATGTGATCAAGCAGTACAAGGAACTTGAAGCTGATGTTAGCAATATAGAAGCTGGGTTAATCCCAGTTCCTGGCTATAGCACTGCTACTTCACCCTTCACCTTAGATTGGGTGAACACTCCTGGTTATGATGGTTTCAAAGGAAGTGGCAAGAGATCATCCTCAGTGAGACCTCATGAGCaggaaaggaagaaaggagTACCTTGGACTGAAGAGGAACATAA ATTGTTTCTTCTGGGTCTGAAGAAGTATGGGAAAGGTGATTGGAGAAATATTTCTCGCAACTTTGTGATCTCTAGAACCCCAACACAAGTGGCTAGCCATGCTCAGAAGTACTTCATAAGGCAACTTTCAGGAGGCAAAGACAAGAGAAGGGCTAGCATACATGACATAACAACGGTGAATCTGACAGAAACCACCACAACTTCTTCAGAAGACACCAACAGATCCACCTCACCACATGTGCTCTcacagcagcagcagcagcaaaaTTCTACTCCAACTACACCCACAACTCATTTTCAGTGGAGTAATCAATCAAGCACAGGAATGGCAATGACTTTCAACCCTGCTCATGAAAGAGTTTTCATGTCTCCTTATGGTGCTAACTCCTTTGGGGTTAAAATGGAAGCACGGAATCTGCATAACGAGTCTTCTTACTTGGGACCTCAGACACAGAACATGGTTTTCCAAATGCAACAGTCCTCACAACACTAG
- the LOC114193017 gene encoding uncharacterized protein LOC114193017 isoform X2, whose translation MDCVYMNPHEAIEARVKHLLSLMTLKEKIGQMTQIERSVATPSAIKHFSIGSVFSAPHNGVNGPFEKVLSSDWADMVDGFQKSALESRLGIPIIYGVDAVHGNNSVYGATIFPHNVGLGATRDAHLVQRIGAATALELRASGIHYTFAPCVAVCKDPRWGRCYESYSGNTEIVRKMTSVVLGLQGHPPERHPRGYPFVDGRNNVIACAKHFVGDGGTLKGVNEGNTILSYEELERIHMAPYVDCIAKGVSTIMVSYSSWNGNKLHGHHFLLTEILKEKLGFKGFVISDWEGIDELCSHYGSDYRYCISTAINAGIDMVMVPFKYEIFIEELMSLVQSGEIPIARIDDAVERILRVKFAAKLFEFPLTDKTLLDVVGCKLHRDLAREAVRKSMVLLKNGKDTSKPFLPLNKNAKRILVAGTHADDIGYQCGGWTGTKYGSSGQITIGTSILDAVKETVGNEVEVIYEQCPSADTIERYEVSFAIVVVGEGSYAECGGDNSELVIPFNGDGIISLVAEKIPTLVILISGRPLLLEQCLLEKIDALVAAWLPGTEAQGITDVIFGDHDFKGQLPMTWFRRVEQLDQTVVEVGSSDPLFPLGYGLD comes from the exons ATGGATTGTGTCTACATGAATCCCCATGAAGCCATTGAAGCACGTGTGAAACACCTTCTTTCTCTTATGACATTGAAGGAGAAGATTGGTCAGATGACACAAATTGAGCGCTCAGTTGCTACCCCTTCTGCCATCAAACACTTCTCAATTG GGAGTGTATTTAGTGCTCCACACAATGGAGTGAATGGACCTTTTGAGAAGGTACTCTCATCTGATTGGGCTGATATGGTGGATGGGTTTCAGAAGTCGGCACTTGAGTCACGGTTAGGCATACCAATCATTTATGGGGTCGATGCAGTTCATGGTAATAACAGTGTTTATGGTGCTACTATATTCCCTCACAATGTTGGCCTTGGAGCTACTAG AGATGCACATCTAGTTCAAAGAATTGGAGCAGCAACAGCTCTTGAACTTAGAGCAAGTGGAATTCACTATACTTTTGCTCCTTGTGTGGCA GTATGCAAAGATCCCAGATGGGGAAGATGCTACGAGAGTTATAGTGGAAACACTGAAATAGTCAGAAAGATGACTTCTGTTGTTCTAGGCTTGCAGGGTCATCCTCCAGAAAGACATCCGAGGGGCTACCCTTTTGTGGATGGGAG GAACAATGTTATTGCCTGTGCCAAGCATTTTGTTGGAGATGGAGGTACATTGAAAGGTGTAAATGAGGGGAATACCATACTATCATATGAAGAATTGGAGAGGATCCACATGGCCCCTTACGTGGACTGCATAGCTAAGGGAGTTTCTACCATTATGGTCTCATATTCCAGCTGGAATGGAAATAAACTCCATGGTCACCATTTTCTACTTACTGAAATTTTGAAAGAGAAACTAGGTTTCAAG GGATTTGTGATTTCTGACTGGGAGGGAATTGATGAATTATGCTCACATTATGGGTCAGATTATCGATATTGCATCTCCACTGCCATTAATGCTGGAATTGACATG GTGATGGTTCCtttcaaatatgaaatatttatagaaGAGTTGATGTCTCTAGTTCAATCAGGGGAAATTCCAATAGCCAGAATTGATGATGCTGTTGAGCGCATTTTGAGAGTAAAGTTTGCGGCCAAACTTTTTGAGTTTCCTCTAACAGACAAAACTTTGCTGGATGTAGTTGGTTGCAAG CTACACAGAGATCTTGCACGTGAAGCAGTTCGAAAGTCCATGGTTCTGCTGAAAAATGGAAAGGATACTAGTAAACCCTTTCTTCCACTGAACAAGAATGCCAAAAGAATCCTTGTTGCTGGAACTCATGCTGATGACATCGGGTATCAATGTGGAGGATGGACAGGTACTAAGTATGGATCTAGTGGCCAAATCACAATCG GCACAAGTATCTTGGATGCTGTTAAGGAAACTGTGGGGAATGAAGTAGAAGTTATCTATGAGCAATGTCCATCAGCAGACACCATAGAACGTTACGAGGTTTCTTTTGCCATTGTTGTGGTTGGAGAAGGTTCCTATGCTGAATGTGGAGGTGACAATTCAGAGCTTGTTATCCCATTtaatggtgatggaattataaGCTTAGTTGCTGAAAAAATCCCCACACTTGTGATTCTGATATCTGGTAGACCTTTGCTCTTAGAACAGTGTCTATTGGAAAAGATAGATGCTCTTGTTGCTGCATGGTTGCCAGGTACTGAAGCACAGGGAATCACAGATGTTATATTTGGAGATCATGACTTCAAAGGTCAACTACCAATGACTTGGTTCAGGAGAGTTGAACAGCTTGATCAAACAGTTGTTGAAGTTGGTTCATCTGACCCTTTATTCCCTCTTGGTTATGGCCTGGACTAG